From Mauremys mutica isolate MM-2020 ecotype Southern chromosome 17, ASM2049712v1, whole genome shotgun sequence, one genomic window encodes:
- the LOC123351468 gene encoding junctional adhesion molecule A-like isoform X1, with protein sequence MAGPGAWGRIHLLLLSVSAWSLISAQVVDTQTIQVPENDPIEIPCSAYVLQSGTARVEWKFEKGSSIALVYYDAKVTDPYKDRVTYTPTGLRFSSVTQKDTGKYVCEVLLWTGSGDTSQLRKSEVDLIVQEPDGSPPPTCQCYRDNVLMTSNAKINKKFRNSCSAIDTKTGVLMNEPVTSFDTGDYFCEAQNNVGTSQKSEAIHLEAKNVISYKDMKVLVDSGNARIIDVRLPEEVANGRIANSVNIPVAEVEEALKMDPETFKMKYGIDKPRMDDENLIFYCQRGRRAAEATKIAIALGYTKARNYAGSYKEWSEKEGN encoded by the exons ATGGCTGGGCCCGGGGCGTGGGGCCGGATCCACTTACTGCTCCTCAGCGTCAGCGCCT GGTCCTTGATATCAGCCCAGGTGGTGGACACACAAACCATTCAAGTGCCTGAGAATGACC CAATTGAAATACCCTGTTCTGCGTACGTATTGCAAAGCGGAACAGCCAGGGTCGAGTGGAAGTTTGAAAAGGGCTCTTCAATAGCACTGGTCTATTATGATGCGAAAGTCACAG ACCCCTACAAAGACCGTGTTACGTACACACCCACGGGGCTTCGTTTCAGTTCGGTGACTCAGAAGGATACAGGGAAGTACGTCTGCGAGGTCCTCCTCTGGACTGGGAGTGGGGACACTAGCCAACTAAGAAAGTCAGAAGTTGACCTCATCGTCCAAG AACCAGATGGCTCTCCACCTCCTACCTGCCAATGCTACAGGGACAACGTCCTTATGACCTCCAACGCCAAGATCAACAAGAAATTCAGGAACTCCTGCTCCGCGATTGACACCAAGACAGGCGTGCTG ATGAATGAGCCCGTAACCAGCTTCGACACGGGGGATTATTTTTGTGAGGCTCAGAACAACGTTGGGACCTCTCAGAAATCTGAAGCCATCCACTTGGAAGCCA AAAACGTCATTTCCTACAAGGACATGAAAGTGCTGGTCGACAGCGGGAATGCTCGGATTATCGACGTGCGGTTGCCGGAGGAGGTGGCGAATGGCCGTATCGCCAACTCGGTCAATATTCCAG tGGCAGAAGTCGAGGAAGCGCTGAAGATGGACCCTGAGACATTTAAGATGAAATATGGCATTGACAAGCCACGGATGGATGACGAGAACTTGATCTTCTACTGCCAGAGGGGCAGAAGAGCGGCTGAGGCCACAAAGATCGCCATAGCCCTCGGCTACACCAA GGCCCGTAACTACGCAGGCAGCTACAAGGAATGGTCTGAGAAGGAGGGGAACTGA
- the LOC123351468 gene encoding uncharacterized protein LOC123351468 isoform X2 codes for MAGPGAWGRIHLLLLSVSAWSLISAQVVDTQTIQVPENDPIEIPCSAYVLQSGTARVEWKFEKGSSIALVYYDAKVTDPYKDRVTYTPTGLRFSSVTQKDTGKYVCEVLLWTGSGDTSQLRKSEVDLIVQENVISYKDMKVLVDSGNARIIDVRLPEEVANGRIANSVNIPVAEVEEALKMDPETFKMKYGIDKPRMDDENLIFYCQRGRRAAEATKIAIALGYTKARNYAGSYKEWSEKEGN; via the exons ATGGCTGGGCCCGGGGCGTGGGGCCGGATCCACTTACTGCTCCTCAGCGTCAGCGCCT GGTCCTTGATATCAGCCCAGGTGGTGGACACACAAACCATTCAAGTGCCTGAGAATGACC CAATTGAAATACCCTGTTCTGCGTACGTATTGCAAAGCGGAACAGCCAGGGTCGAGTGGAAGTTTGAAAAGGGCTCTTCAATAGCACTGGTCTATTATGATGCGAAAGTCACAG ACCCCTACAAAGACCGTGTTACGTACACACCCACGGGGCTTCGTTTCAGTTCGGTGACTCAGAAGGATACAGGGAAGTACGTCTGCGAGGTCCTCCTCTGGACTGGGAGTGGGGACACTAGCCAACTAAGAAAGTCAGAAGTTGACCTCATCGTCCAAG AAAACGTCATTTCCTACAAGGACATGAAAGTGCTGGTCGACAGCGGGAATGCTCGGATTATCGACGTGCGGTTGCCGGAGGAGGTGGCGAATGGCCGTATCGCCAACTCGGTCAATATTCCAG tGGCAGAAGTCGAGGAAGCGCTGAAGATGGACCCTGAGACATTTAAGATGAAATATGGCATTGACAAGCCACGGATGGATGACGAGAACTTGATCTTCTACTGCCAGAGGGGCAGAAGAGCGGCTGAGGCCACAAAGATCGCCATAGCCCTCGGCTACACCAA GGCCCGTAACTACGCAGGCAGCTACAAGGAATGGTCTGAGAAGGAGGGGAACTGA